The Osmia bicornis bicornis chromosome 11, iOsmBic2.1, whole genome shotgun sequence genome includes the window taagattgtattgtttaaatttttattttatgttgtcTGTTTTGAATGGTTTCATGTTATTGTATATCTAATCCtaataattatgttttccgttacagcattttattgttgaattattattattttctcaattatttctgatattaggatgttaattttattttctatttcaagattgtattgcttaaatttttattttatgttgtatGTTTTGAATGGTTTTACGTTCTTATGATTTTAGGGTGGGTCACTAACGTAGCCACCTCCATGTGGTGTGACCTGGTAATTGATATCGTTTTCTAAAGATAACTTTTAGAAAGCGATATCAAGCTAAGAGCTAcaataaaaagatttatatattttttaattgggaaACAATAGTTTAAATTCAGAAAAGTATTTTCGGGATTGCAATATTACCATATAGAACGTATAACTATAGTAATTTTATAGTTCCTGAAAAAGGAACTTGTATGATTTTTGACTAATTACAAATGACTAATTACCTCcttcttttcgaagtcggttaaaaataaaataaaaagaaaatcacaaaatatggaatttagaaagaaCGAAGTTGTTTGATACGCAATGGTAGAAAGAAATCAACCCTGGCGAAGATATTTCAAGCAGAGACGTTGTACATTGGAAAGGCCATGACTTTATCCATGACTCTGGTCAGACGCCAGATCTCGCTCTTGTCCACAGAACACATAATTTCTGccaccgacgagatactgtCGGTGACaacagtatctcgtcggtgtTTCTGCTTTTCATTTGATAGAAATTCGCTATGCAATAATTGAGGTGGCGCTTAgatcagtttctgttcggtctaattttcgatgaaacgttgactgttttaccgatgcggaattcgaagttcggcctcgacgctcgcatcgccTTAAACATCcaaacagaaaataaattcCAACATTTGATAAATTTCACTGAACATTTATGAAAGGtaaaaatattcgaatttttcctacatttacaaattttccCTATCATGTAAAAATCCCAAATAATAATGCATTGTAACTATCATTACAATTcacataaatataaaaacatgTATGCAATGTAAGGTCAGGTTAGATTAAATTTAAACGATCTAGAGGGCAGTACATACTTTACGTGTGCTATATGTAATCGTTCAACGTGCCGCATATCTCTCAGAATCGAGCTTCTTTAACTAAATATAAGATCGCTGCTTGTACACGCCGCgagtttttaatttcttaaaagaTTGTTAGATATGAATTGACAAACCATATTGGCAGATATTTTGCCAAACGTGTATCCTCGATCCATCTCGATCTACGATCACGTTACGAGAGGTAAGTGCCTTCTGTCAAGGCATGTTGAGCATACTTTGCCTCGCCTCGTGTTTTTCTTGCGTTATAATTACGCGATTTTACGTCatctaattttattataaatttatattaattcgtGTTAATTCTCATAAAATATATGTAGCTTTAGTATCTTTCATGAGTTCTTCCTTAGATGTGTAATAAGCAATGCATTGTTATTTCAAACCAAAATAAAAGTTGAATACATTTAGTAAGAGGATATTCAAAAGATTctaatcaattattattttttattgtagcAGAGTAGGTAGGAATGGATTTCGAGTTGGGCAATGTTGCCCAAATATCAGCAGAACTTGCTCAAGTAGTAGAGGTGATGATGTCACCAGATGTTCCACAGCAGCAACGTTTAGACATGTATAATGCTTGTGAAAGATTTAAAGAATTATCTCCAGTGTGTGCACAATGCGGATTATATTTAGCGCAAAAAGCACCAAACAGAAGTCCTGTGGTTCGTCATTTTGGACTACAGTTAATGGAACATTCTATTAAATATAGATGGACACAAATATCGCAACCAGAAAAGATATTCATAAAGGAGAATGCAATGAAATTACTTCGAGAAGGCACAGAACCATTACTGCAAGAAGAAGCTCACATTAAAGATGCACTTTCACGTGTTGTAGTAGAAATGATAAAACGAGAGTGGCCACAACAATGGCCAACATTACTTGCAGAGCTCAGCCAGGCTTGTACAAGGGGTGAAAGCCAGACAGAGTTAGTTCTCTTAGTATTTCTAAGACTTGTAGAAGATGTGGCACTCTTACAAACATTAGAATCCAATCAGAGAAGAAAAGATATATACCAAGCACTTAATACAAACATGGCTGAAATATTTAGCTTTTTTTTAAGACTAATGGAACAACATTTTTCTGAGTTTCAAAAGAAAAGTAGTTTAGGTTGTACTTCAGAAGCAGCAGCTCATAGTAAAGTTGTACAGgtaaattgatataaaaattctaaggaataaaattattaattaagttTATTGAATTGTTTTAACTTATGTAACAGGTTGTATTATCTACGTTAACCGGGTTTGTGGAATGGATTTCGATCACTCATGTTATGGCAGAAGATGGTAGATTACTGCAAATATTATGTCTTCTGTTGGGGGATCCAATATTTCAATGTTCAGCTGCtgaatgtttattacaaatcGTAAATCGTAAAGGGAAAGCTGAAGACAGAAAGCagttaatgattttattttctgaagATGCTTTAAGGTACATTTATACAGCTGCCACTACAGCACCGCCTGTGACTGGAACAAATGAGATTCATGAAAATCATTacttatttttaaagaaactgACACAGGTAAACAAAAATTTGCCTTTACAATTTAAGGGGGATTGAAACAAGAAAATTTGCACGTATAttatttgcataaattttcattttaattttgaacaGCTACAATAAGTAACTAATATTAACTTTAAATTCAAGGTGTTAACTGGTATGGCAACTCAACTATGTGCACTTTGGGGTAAAGATGATAGTTCCAGCATACGTCCTACGCATTTCAACATATTTTTAGATACTGTACTAACTTATACCATGTATTCAAATTTAACATTAACACACATGGCAAATGCAATCTGGATAATGTTGTTTAAACACGAACAGATAAAGCAAGATCCGTTATTGTTAACTTATGTACCGAAATATGTAGAACACACGGCgccaaaattaataaaaatagcgTATCCCCAAAGTAGACAAAGTAATGGAACGAGTGCACATTGTCTCGCTGATTACGATTCGGTTGAAGAGTTCAATGTTTTTCTTCATCGATTTAGAACTGATTTATTAGAAGGCTTTAGACAGGCGACAATGATCGCGCCGCTAGTAACGTTTACCTACGTACAGCAATGGTTGACAGCTAAAATAACAAAGGGAATGGCAGATCTTCAATTTCAAAGCGATCAAAATGATCCACATTACCTTGAATGGGAAGCCCTTGCGCAAGCTTTGGATTCTGTGGTCTCCAGAATTCTATTAATTAACGAACGACCAAGCGTACAAACTGGACTTCAGTTGTTGGAGCTATGCCTTGGCTATTCTCCGCAAGATCCTTGGCTATTATCGGCGCTACTATCCTGCATCAGTGCCCTGTTTGTGTTCTTATCGATGTCAACCGGTTCGATAACTATGCCAGGAGTTTCTATTCTGCCTAGAGTTTTGGAGAAGATCTTTGCTGCTCTGGTATTCGAAGCGCCTGGTGAAACAAAGGGTACTCGATCTAGAGCAGCAAAGAATGTGAGGCGACACGCAGGCAGTCTTATGGTAAAGATCTGTTTAAAATATCCATTGTTACTACTCCCAGTTTTCGAACAGATA containing:
- the LOC114880537 gene encoding exportin-5, with product MDFELGNVAQISAELAQVVEVMMSPDVPQQQRLDMYNACERFKELSPVCAQCGLYLAQKAPNRSPVVRHFGLQLMEHSIKYRWTQISQPEKIFIKENAMKLLREGTEPLLQEEAHIKDALSRVVVEMIKREWPQQWPTLLAELSQACTRGESQTELVLLVFLRLVEDVALLQTLESNQRRKDIYQALNTNMAEIFSFFLRLMEQHFSEFQKKSSLGCTSEAAAHSKVVQVVLSTLTGFVEWISITHVMAEDGRLLQILCLLLGDPIFQCSAAECLLQIVNRKGKAEDRKQLMILFSEDALRYIYTAATTAPPVTGTNEIHENHYLFLKKLTQVLTGMATQLCALWGKDDSSSIRPTHFNIFLDTVLTYTMYSNLTLTHMANAIWIMLFKHEQIKQDPLLLTYVPKYVEHTAPKLIKIAYPQSRQSNGTSAHCLADYDSVEEFNVFLHRFRTDLLEGFRQATMIAPLVTFTYVQQWLTAKITKGMADLQFQSDQNDPHYLEWEALAQALDSVVSRILLINERPSVQTGLQLLELCLGYSPQDPWLLSALLSCISALFVFLSMSTGSITMPGVSILPRVLEKIFAALVFEAPGETKGTRSRAAKNVRRHAGSLMVKICLKYPLLLLPVFEQIHTMVRGLTREPSPLTKMEATLLYEALLLISNHFCDYERQTRFVAEIIGDASAKFIALGSESFKGPLELMRFIGLDRPPAENITEDPAGQNRSDLMICICTVLCVVKRCSIPDDPDRAARGSFVAALSESGNPVYRNPATPHVIPVLPTLFALLRTMNALFTPTALAALSEGYKNAHDLLEAEKANLLGLNTANDNASEPDQSSFTALVRMQSFLSTIHDLCYHMLGSGCHTIGRDFYQLPGLAPALINSVFSNMEMIPDYRLRPVMRVFMKSFIYSCPPAFYESVLVPVLAHVSTHMYHRLSTKWQYIARLYESGGLDEENTDTQEVIADMLNRNLTRDFVELLKVVLVGGAASDATPPDTMEQDSEGMAIDPPLSRGNSIVAEVVSELGAVVLRHPSTCHSVVLCVLGALAWNDSNASFKATMLTGPVVRSLAADGSLTPAMAAHIMVAILQGLQLHGQHEANQGSLITLGAQVYECLRPKFPNIIEVMQQIPGVNPTDLQRFDEKMSVISTKGNKVEKGKKDLFKKITNQLIGRSVGQLFRKEVKIDNLPRIEVFGKQQAIRVDEMSENSTDSGFATLFAGST